Proteins encoded within one genomic window of Odocoileus virginianus isolate 20LAN1187 ecotype Illinois chromosome 2, Ovbor_1.2, whole genome shotgun sequence:
- the SUPT7L gene encoding STAGA complex 65 subunit gamma, whose amino-acid sequence MLRYWGEIPISSSQTNRSSFDLLPREFRLVEVHDPPLHQPSANKPKPPTMLDIPSEPCSLTIHTIQLIQHNRRLRNLIATAQAQNQQQTEGVKTEESEPLPSCPGSPPLPDDLLPLDCKNPNAPFQVRHSDPESDFYRGKGEPVTELSWHSCRQLLYQAVATILAHAGFECANESVLETLTDVAHEYCLKFTKLLRFAVDQEARLGQTPFPDVMEQVFHEVGIGSVLSLQKFWQHRIKDYHSYMLQISKQLSEEYERIVNPEKATEDTKPVKIKEEPVSDITFPVSEELEADLASGDQSLPMGVLGAQSERFPSNLEVEASPQASSTEVNASPFWNLAHVKMEPQESEEGNVSGHGVLGSDVFEEPMSGMSEAGIPQSPDDSDSSYGSHSTDSLMGSSPVFNQRCKKRMRKI is encoded by the exons ATGTTGAGATACTGGGGAGAGATACCAATCTCATCAAGCCAGACCAACAGAAGTTCTTTTGACTTGCTCCCTCGGGAGTTCCGACTGGTAGAAGTCCATGACCCGCCTCTGCACCAACCCTCAGCCAACAAGCCCAAGCCCCCCACTATGCTGGACATCCCCTCAGAGCCCTGCAGCCTCACCATCCACACCATTCAGCTGATCCAGCACAACCGACGTCTGCGTAACCTCATTGCCACAGCACAGGCCCAGAATCAGCAACAGACAGAAGGTGTAAAGACTGAAGAGAGTGAACCTCTTCCTTCCTGCCCTGGGTCACCTCCTCTTCCTGATGATCTCCTTCCTTTAGATTGTAAGAATCCCAATGCACCATTCCAGGTCCGGCACAGTGACCCAGAGAGTGACTTTTATCG GGGGAAAGGGGAGCCTGTGACTGAACTCAGCTGGCACTCCTGTCGACAGCTCCTCTACCAGGCAGTGGCCACAATCCTGGCCCACGCGGGCTTTGAGTGTGCTAATGAGAGCGTCCTGGAGACCCTGACTGATGTGGCACACGAGTACTGCCTGAAGTTCACCAAGCTGCTGCGCTTTGCTGTGGATCAGGAAGCCCGGCTGGGGCAGACTCCCTTCCCCGACGTGATGGAGCAGGTGTTCCATGAAGTGGGCATCGGCAGCGTGCTCTCCCTCCAGAAATTCTGGCAGCACCGCATCAAGGACTATCACAGTTACATGCTGCAG ATTAGTAAGCAGCTCTCTGAAGAGTATGAGAGGATCGTCAATCCTGAGAAGGCCACAGAGGACACGAAGCCTGTCAAGATCAAGGAGGAACCTGTGAGCGACATCACCTTTCCTGTCAGTGAAGAACTGGAGGCCGACCTTGCTTCTGGAGACCAGTCGCTGCCCATGGGAGTCCTCGGGGCTCAGAGCGAGCGCTTCCCATCTAACCTGGAGGTCGAGGCTTCACCACAGGCTTCAA GTACAGAGGTAAATGCTTCCCCTTTTTGGAACTTGGCCCACGTGAAAATGGAGCctcaagaaagtgaagaaggcaACGTCTCTGGGCATGGCGTGCTGGGCAGCGATGTGTTTGAGGAGCCgatgtcaggcatgagtgaagcTGGGATCCCCCAAAGCCCTGATGACTCAGACAGCAGCTATGGCTCCCACTCCACTGACAGCCTCATGGGCTCCTCCCCTGTTTTCAACCAACGCTGCAAAAAGAGGATGAGGAAAATATAA